A part of Rhodamnia argentea isolate NSW1041297 chromosome 8, ASM2092103v1, whole genome shotgun sequence genomic DNA contains:
- the LOC115755294 gene encoding LOW QUALITY PROTEIN: probable cysteine protease RD19D (The sequence of the model RefSeq protein was modified relative to this genomic sequence to represent the inferred CDS: inserted 2 bases in 1 codon), translating to MSLPKPNPPPSRAVAFVALALSFTLCSSSPSAILQFTEHNPLLATERRFQIFMRKYDRSYSTREEYSRRLGIFAANLARAAEHQALDPTAVHGVTPFSDLSPQEFERLYTGVRGGGGGLGFPEWRLPXAAVATEEEVNGLPESFDWREKGAVTEVKKQGSCGSCWAFSTTGAVEGANFIATGKLLNLSEQQLVDCDSTCDLLDKTACDRGCGGGLMTNAYRYLIEAGGLEEESSYPYTGKRGECKFKSDKIAVRVVNFTTIPVDEDQIAAHLVKHGPLAVGLNAVFMQTYIGGVSCPIICGKRWVNHGVLLVGYGAKGFSIIRFGDRPYWVMKNSWGKRWGEHGYYRLCRGHGMCGMNTMVSAVVTQAPG from the exons ATGTCGCTGCCCAAACCCAACCCACCCCCATCTCGCGCCGTCGCCTTCGTCGCGCTGGCGCTCTCCTTCACCCTCTGCTCGTCCTCGCCGTCCGCCATCCTACAATTCACGGAGCACAACCCTCTCCTCGCTACCGAGCGCAGGTTCCAGATCTTCATGCGCAAGTACGACAGGAGCTACTCCACCCGGGAGGAGTACTCCCGCCGCCTCGGCATCTTCGCGGCCAACCTGGCGCGGGCCGCCGAGCACCAGGCCCTCGACCCCACAGCTGTCCACGGCGTCACCCCATTCTCCGACCTCTCCCCCCAGGAGTTCGAGAGGCTTTACACCGGCGTCAGGGGTGGCGGAGGTGGCCTAGGTTTCCCTGAATGGCGTCTCcc ggcggcggtggcgacggaggaggaggtgaATGGATTGCCGGAGAGCTTCGACTGGCGAGAGAAGGGAGCTGTCACTGAGGTCAAGAAGCAA GGTTCATGTGGTTCTTGCTGGGCCTTTAGCACTACAGGAGCTGTCGAAGGAGCCAACTTCATCGCGACCGGGAAGCTTCTCAATCTCAGCGAGCAGCAGCTCGTCGACTGCGATAGCACG TGTGATTTGTTGGACAAGACGGCGTGCGACAGAGGCTGCGGCGGAGGTCTTATGACGAACGCGTACAGGTACTTGATCGAGGCGGGCGGGTTGGAAGAGGAGAGCTCGTACCCTTACACCGGGAAGCGCGGGGAGTGCAAGTTCAAATCCGATAAGATAGCCGTCCGGGTTGTGAATTTCACCACCATCCCCGTCGACGAGGACCAGATAGCGGCGCATCTGGTTAAGCACGGTCCCCTCGCAG TGGGGCTGAACGCGGTCTTCATGCAAACCTACATCGGGGGAGTCTCGTGCCCGATCATTTGCGGGAAGAGGTGGGTCAACCACGGGGTGCTCCTCGTCGGCTACGGGGCAAAGGGGTTCTCCATCATCAGGTTTGGCGACAGACCGTATTGGGTCATGAAGAACTCGTGGGGGAAGCGCTGGGGAGAGCACGGCTATTACCGGCTTTGCCGGGGGCACGGGATGTGCGGGATGAACACCATGGTTTCCGCGGTTGTGACCCAGGCACCGGGCTGA
- the LOC115755314 gene encoding uncharacterized protein LOC115755314, which yields MAESKRFTDEEHVDEKKYFQKVLDDVVSLNSLFTIAVFIGLSFAQPGQVQSLNDDPGCHSDANLRKRLVGFEIASFSCFIFSGVLVKTVKIFLYTSEKQDALDREEKGNEEPHNSEEEKQKVYRKGPSLIGFYLSIYGTMLGCLLLLLAMVDVVQIKLGRLSCHSKSTLTTVCVMVVIIGLSLLIFFFAVTNGLRIAAVHVCHVLSDGVILTLHSMFLVSL from the exons ATGGCTGAAAG CAAGCGATTTACAGATGAAGAGCACGTGGACGAGAAGAAGTACTTCCAGAAGGTGCTTGACGACGTCGTGAGCCTCAACTCCCTCTTCACTATCGCAGTTTTTATCGGCCTCTCTTTCGCCCAGCCAGGCCAAGTTCAGAGCCTCAACGATGACCCCGGTTGCCACTCGGACGCCAATTTACGGAAGCGGCTCGTGGGCTTTGAGATCGCCTCCTTCAGCTGCTTCATCTTTTCCGGCGTCCTCGTGAAGACTGTCAAGATCTTCCTCTATACATCCGAGAAGCAGGATGCCCTAGACAGAGAAGAGAAGGGAAACGAGGAGCCCCACAACtcggaagaagagaagcagaagGTTTACCGCAAGGGGCCGAGCCTCATCGGGTTCTATTTGTCAATCTATGGGACCATGCTCGGGTGCCTGCTGCTTCTCCTGGCCATGGTTGACGTCGTCCAGATCAAGCTTGGCCGGCTCTCATGCCACAGCAAGTCCACATTGACCACTGTCTGCGTCATGGTTGTCATCATCGGCCTTAGCCTGCTGATCTTCTTCTTTGCAGTGACCAACGGCCTGAGGATCGCCGCC GTCCATGTATGCCATGTTTTAAGTGACGGTGTTATTCTTACCTTGCATTCCATGTTTCTTGTGAGTCTTTGA